TTCTTTATTGGTACTTAAAATAACTGATCAAGATGGAAATGTAGTCAATTTTCGTGGTGAAGCCATCACGGTAAGGTTGCATCTTAAAAAGCTCCTCTCAacataaaaccaaaaaaaaaaaaattatgggaTTTTTTTGATTCCTACCGTAAACGGTTTaatgtcaataaaaattgtataaatacaTCAACAAACATTAAATCACTTAGTCGACATCGTAGACTAAAACGATTAACATCGAAAAACAAGAACTTTCTTAAATCTCtcggttttactgtattagtGTAAACTAAGTGTGCGTCTATTATTACGTtgtgtatttaaataaattttcataatgaattttgaaatattaaatgtaAATGAAAAAGCTGTTTTTGATACATCAATAAGTTATGCTGAAAAACGTACGCATCAACCATACGCATCCACTTCTTTCAATTTGAATGATGAAATACGATTACCAATCGAATCAAGATGTATATACACTTCCTTGGTTGAGTTCATTGTATATTGAAGGAAAAGTAATCGCAACAAATGATAAACATGAAACCATAATTTCACCAAACgttaaatttgctaataatgGTATAATGTTAATGTTTGATGAAGTAAGATATGAGATTGCTGGTAATGTAGTTGATAGAGTACGAAATCCTGGTTTAGCATCAATTATGAAAGGTTATGCAACGTACAATACTAATGAAAGTATTGCTCTTCAAAATGCTGGATGGTTTCCCAAATCTCCATCAACAATTATTGATCAAGATTCTGGATACTTTAATGTAGTTATTCCATTGAGACTAATATTGGGTTTGTGTgaagattttcgaaaaataatattgaatGTTCGCCAAGAACTTGTTCTTGTTCGAAGCAATACTGATCTAAATGCTCTAGTTGTTAACGATGAAACAGTACATAACGtgaaaattaacatttcaaaaatcttttGGAAAATGCCTCATATAACAGTTTCAGATGTAGAACGATTACGTCTAATTGATACGTTATCAAAGAATCGTGAACTAGATGTTCCCTTTAGAAGCAGAGAATTGCATGAATATCCTCTGTTACCACAAACTCAGCGACATACATGGTCTATTAAAACATCAATCGAGAAACcacaatttatatttttcggaCTTCAAACTGATAGAAAAAATCAACTTTCCAAAGATTACAGTCAATTCGATCACTGCAATTTGAAACGTTAAAGTCTATCTCAACGATGAAATGTATCCATATGATAACctaaatttgaatttcaacAATAATTCCTTTGCCGCATTATATGAAATGTTTATTGAATTCTAAGCATCATTTTTAGATAAAGTGGGGGAACCAATCTTCACGCCTGAAGAATTCAAGACCATTGCACCAATAGTAGTTGTTGATTGCACCAAGCAGAGTGAAATGCTCAAAAGAAGTCCTGTTTCCATCCGACTCGAGTTTGAGACCAGAACCAACATACCAGGGAAGACGACAGCTCATTGTCTAATTCTACATGATAGAGTAGCGAAATATATTCCAGCTCAAGGTGTTATTCGTGTTGTGTAGTGtgctaatttaaaatgtattcatttatttttagtgttatttatttttgtgttttgttttctCTAATGTATGCTTATCTTCGATATCTCAAGAGTCTCTCAAGATCGGCACCTCAAgatattgttaataaaatttagtgtagctactaatttaatattattaatatctcttttgtttttcatcttagatttaattttattatgtatgataaagttgtttaataaaacacatacaaaacttatagattgttttatttcacaaaaatgcaGTACATTATACAGGTTACGTAAGTATACATAACAAATCGTAGGTATtgtgatgatcgcggtatttaaaatttttttttattaaccagcgcaaaatattcggagtcagtttaaacgtttagttctttgacaatattaattcaacttcaattcaaaagttgcaacaaattttaatttaacttatttattcctttgttagcattaaaatgtttagaaaattatcgttcccacgaaactttccaagaactgttaaaaacgttataaatcgccaaattgggtggtcgaaaggccatgtgttttaacaagtggatatgcaaagatatgggggttggcgacggcctggctctgcaccacagtcgcccagctaatccaatgattttctcacaaaagcataattaatttactttcgtttaaaatagccaaaatttattgataaacctaaaattaaatccaaaattttgtttagaaattaactagtcacgtttcaaaaagaaaggaatttatgagccaatttaaggcacgttgatgatcagtaaacaactcgagaaagaatcaaaatttcatcttattcaaaaattcccgtaacgtttcgtaccaaaaagttgagtctttatgcagtgtactccagtcatcaaataaaattgaataatttattttattcggcgtaattgttaacaaattgttgcaaaacttcaagaacgaattggtcgattgaaattcatgtctgttaactagattagtatagccaaaacgacgttggtcaagtgccgcttgaatagggggtgttgacaaattcgttacagaacagagctttttaaaagaatatcaaattacaagcacacatgtgcattccttataagaaattgcagcgaaattaacgttttctttgttaaatcaacatcagatcacgaaaccagtagtttagaaaaacacgcgaaatttttctgaacattttgatgtaaaatttaaccctaatatttaaggcgcagccgtcgaaattcggatgtataaatcattctatttaattaaattattgtaagcaaaaaaattgcatgacacgattgctgcccgttactaacataatcctaagaggaaagtagacaggaaaatccctaaggaaattggagaaaaacgcggaaatgttaaaatagtaccggtgtagtactgggggcgacatctaacaaggggtagtacgaccaaaattacagtttcctcacggggttcttccttatattttctgtgttatttaaacaaacaaaatttgttgttacacaaaattcatttcattgtgttcccaaaaacaacttcagacctgacaacaaccaattttggagtttaatttctctttcaggatatttggggaaattccatagcgttcttgtattgtattcagttcagatcgacgattaccaaatttaatgtttaattataatgaaattgttaatcggaaaacaccccagctgttaattaataataatatttagaaagttaaacaaggtttgatcaaatgccaagacatcataagagtcaaatttgcaaaatttcgcatatgtggaaactacttaacaagggtagtggggtaagcgagttagtgtagcttacgcaagatgagcccttgactttaggaaggattcgatttttgacggtctttcgaggtagtcgattgtcgtgttgcccttttaaatttttataaatttaaaaaacatcttcgtttaccttttagtgcgtctaaattgtactaagtgcatttaagcgtaattttaaattaaattaatttaaattcttgaattaagtgatagcgttagtgattagtgagtaagttaaaaacgagacaagtttagtgttcgttcgattaggtagtgctgcgaactacaacacctgggaagcagctaaccccctgcgttaggaggattaaaatttctaggtaggccctcaaaaggattaattaattttttattcatttaatattataatattaaatcatttaagtcatttcgaaatagtgatcattatcattcatttcataaattctctcgtaaccaccaagttattaagcatcggaaatgccgaaaagaccagtaattatttaaattcttgtgcttcgtcttacgtcagctatataaattttaaataaatcattttcaacttaaaataactcgcaacaaacaatttcatatttttcaattcaaccatcccacctttaaattacaatattaaaagttctttatattctttgcttctaacttctaaatctgttacgacaaatttgagtgaaacggcatcaaacaaatattcaactacaacaaaagtctaaatccaaaacccacggtgctattcaaactgttgtacacagataatttaaggttgcatacaccaaaatattacgaaatagaaggatttgttgctagttaaggataggtttagagtagaacgatttctcttccgcaacgcgttaggcgataaagcaaaagagtgtttctcttttgcgtccagatcagaaattacaggctcgtgagttggccatcttcatgggaagagtcgtagtccccggggacgctcttccccaactttaacaaggtctaagacgcggtggcaggtcgtagtttccgcccgttgtacttagaatggacgttgtaattcccgtcccaacggcaagtacttccacgtacttgcaggctactacggacgatcgagcagacataatcatccgtgattatctgtaataaactgatatcgcgacatggcaaagttctgcacaagtctttgtcaaagctcgtggacggaaaactttagagagaaattacttctacatttattcagattgatttgtaaaagcttgtatgtccgggttttattcgaaattcattctaggtgttgatcacctgacttttaccggagacggaatttcggcactagggcgcaaaattcaatgcgatgcacgtatcaaagattccgcgagcatgttataatccgcctttggtacaagtaatttagaaacgcgttgtcaattgcctagatcctatgagttcgaacaatatcatctgaaacgtaggttaatttatttggacattatcgaattaaattaattcatgttaaatattaacgtcatatcatatcaataaaactttttcgtatcactcagcaacttcgaaactatttacttggaatttcaaacgaattgtggttacgactctgagatatgttttgacgacattactatacaaaaacaaataacaattggccaaatttgatcaaactttcataaccattgattattgtaatccatccaacggaatattcattattcttgtaataaataactttggaggaaacttgtggtttaaatttcttctcccatgcgttttgacactactttgaatccggacttgcgttacggataaatccggaaccctttctgataagaattaagatcaaattacgatatcattataagagtgacttcgtacatcaaaacaacacaacgtaggtaagtgaaatgatcatgtagcgtatcaattaactagacgagccaaaccatttcgaaaaaagaaaacaaaagtaaaattcaagattaattaaataaatcaattaaaataagttgtaaatcatttaaacatcgatcaaccatcatcaatcacggtctcactacatttttattggtgcCGTGACCAGGATTCAAAGTCATAAAGTGTCATTTCCGAGGGGAAAATTGCCGTAAATAAGATACTgctgtgttattaaaatttctaggactCCAATTTATTTGATCGTTCGATACCCGAGATTGAAGGTTGTCGACATGGAAAACAACAGGAACACCGGAAACGCCGGAGCCCCACCGCAAGAAATGCCGACGTGGTTCGTTCGTTGGTTAAACTCCCAACAACCAAGGAATGTGCCAAACTTCGCGGCGCCATCGACGTCGACAGCGGTTCAAAGACCGCAAGCCATCCTTCAGGTACGTCCAAGTACCAGCGCCGCCGCTGATGTCGATGGTTGGCAAGTCACTCCACTACCTAGCGACGGGACGACTTCGCCAGAACCCGACCCGGAAATTCCGGTAGCTCCGGAACCAGCCCCTCTTGCGAGCCCTCTTGTGCAAGAGCCGGGAAGTTCGACCACATCAGCGACTTCGGGAGCAGTGATGGCCTCACCACCTATGCCAATCACAACAGACAATGTGGCCGCAATTTCCGGAGTACTCCGGAGCTTGCTGGATCGCCCACTTCCAGCTCCTGAACGACCATCTTTCGAAGGCCTGAAAAGGCAAAATCCGGTGAAATTCTTACGAGCCATTGAAGAATATGGACGTTTTTTCGGGCTCGACTCGCAGCGTCTTTTGGGAGTCGCCATGGATTGCTTGAAAGGCAATGCCAAACATTGGACGGGAATATTCCAGAAGAAGTGGCGTGGTTACGAGGACTTTCGACGGGACTTTCTCCGGACCTACTGGTCGGCCAAGCGTCAACGGGACATCAGATTTCAAATCGCTACAGGCCGCTATGACGAAACCAGGGGCACGATGCTGTCGCATTTTGCTTATTACGTCGACATGGCGAACATGTTAACAACACCTTTATCGGAGGAAGTGTTGCTGGATGAATTACTGCGTCACTTCCCCGAAAGAATACAGTCGTTGTGGGTATTAGAGAAAATCTGTACCACCACGGATGCCGCCGAATTCCTGGCAGCTCAAGAAATTCCGGgacaaaatccgggagagaaaACCAACATCGCTCCCAGGGAACGACCCCGCGCAACAGACCACCAGCGGCGTAACGAGCCAAAGCGCCCGCGGCCAAACATTGACCGCCACGAAGTAACTCGTCCTGCGGCTCCTGCAAATCGTGGAAATGGTTTCCCAAAACGCTCAAGTGACGAACAACAATGGCGCAACAACCAACCCAGCACCAGCAACAACCGTTGGCACAATAACAACGGAAACAACAGCAACAATCACTGGCGCAAAAACAACCCCAACGACAACCGCAACAACACAAGTTCGAGAGCGCAGGGTGAAACATCACGAAACTCCAAGAATTCGGGAAACGGGGGCGGAGTACAGGACGGGGCCTAAAGTACTCCGGCCAGCAGCACGGCCCACAAAGCGACAGCAGGAACCAACAATTGAGGACGGGAGAGAAACGTAAACGTTCAACTTCGTCACAGTCAACAGAAGGGGAAAACGATGCTCGACCGCGAGCATCCCAGGttaagttaaatgttttttctataattaaatcCGCTGCCGCAGGTAACAACAACATACAAAGGGTCGTGCCGGAGATTAAGATCCAAATCTCTCAACAACAATCAGTCACCGCGCTTTTGGACACCGGAAGTGAAGTCAGCTGTATTTCCGAAGAAGTTTGGTCCAAGTTGATCGAGACCGGAAACAAACCGCCCACATTACCGGTTACCTCAATCCATCTTCGTGGAGCCATCGGCCAGCGAAGTTGCCAGGTTGTTATTCAGTGTTACCTGGAAATCAAAATCGACGAACATCTCTACCCCGTCGTGGCGCTTgccgttaaaaatttaatcaagccAACCATTTTGGGAGCAGACTGGCTAAATGAACAACGCGCGGTCATCGATTTCGATAACAACGAAATCCTTTTGAGAAACGGGGAGAAGCACCACAGTTTTCCGTTTAGAAAAACCACGGAGATACCACCGGAACCGGAGGATTATGTGGAAGATCTTGTTGGTCACATCGAAGTCAATCATTCGGCGCCGATCACGACTTGTAACAAAAAGCAACACTTAGAGTCACCCAGTGCCCTACAAGCCAAGGTGGACCCATTAAAAATTCCTGAGGCcgagaaacggaaattaaTACACCTGCTGCAAGAGTACAGATGTATCTTTAGTTCGCGTCCAGGGCTAACACACAAATACACTCacgaaataaaactacacGACAAGACTCCCTTCTTGAAACGACCGTACCCAGTACCTTTTGCTCTACGTCCTGCCGTCGACGCCACAATTCAGGAAATGTTAGACTTGGGGGTAATAAAACGTGAGGCGTCACCTTACGCAAGTCCCATGACGGTAGTGAAAAAGAAAGATGGAACGGTGAGAATTTGCCTCGACGCCCGAATGATCAATTCCAAAATGATCGCCGATTGTGAGTCACCACCCGCTGCTGACGAATTATTACGTCGATTTCACGGAATTCGCTACATGTCCACCATTGATTTGAGATCGTCGTACTGGCAAATCCCACTTTCGCCAGAAAGCAGACAGTACACCGCCTTTCTGTACAACGGTCGCAGTTACACATACCAAGTCCTACCTTTCGGGTTAAAAACTGCTGTGGGTTCATTCAGTCGTGCAATGGACGTAGTGTTAGGAACAGAAGTTCGCGAATTCGTCGTGAATTATATCGACGATTTGTTAGTGGCTTCCGAAACGCTAAACGAACATTTGGAACATCTCCGacaagttttcgaaaaattgaagCAAGCTAGAATGAcgataaatctcgaaaaatccaatttcatacaaaaggaAGTGAAATTTCTGGGGCACATTCTCACAATCAACGGTATCAAAGCCGACCCGGAAAAAATCAGCGCCATCCGAAATTTTCCGGTTCCCCAGAAAACTAAACACGTTCGAGCCTTCCTgggactttgtaatttttatcgaaaattttgtgctCGATACAGTGCAGCCACACAAGACTTAAACAAACTACTTCGAAAGGGTGAAAAATGGAGATGGGGACGAAATGAACAAGAAGCTTTCGATCGTGTGAAAGATCTGTTCCTCGAAGCTGTGTTGTTACGTTACCCCGacctgaataaaatattctacgtcCAAACTGACAGTTCTGGTTACGGATTGGGGGCGGAATTGTATCAAATTCAGGAAGACGGTTCGCGAGGTGTGATCGCTTTTGCAAGTCGCTCTTTGAAAGGACCCGAACTCAACTACACGACTACAGAAAAGGAATTACTCGGCGTCATTTTTGCCTTACACAAATTTCGAATCTACATCCAAGTCACAAAAATCATCATCCGAACCGACCACCAAGCTTTGAAATTTCTGAGCCGTTGTCGTTTGCTCAGTGAACGCCTAACTCGATGGACTTTGATACTAGGACAGTACGACTACGAAATCGAGTTGGTAAAAGGAAAGGATAATGTAATTGCCGACATCCTGTCACGATACCCGTCCGACGGTGAAGCCAGTTATGAATATCCACGTGAACAACCAATAGTTGCAATGTTTGAAGTCAACAACACACCTGAAATTCTCCAACTGATGTCCGATCTCAAACAACACCAATCAGATGATCCTGTTTTGAGTCAAATAATTGCCAACAAACAATCCGGTGCAGCTGCTCCAGATGCGAGAACTCAACGGGTTTGGTCCCAAtataatttcacaaataatgtGTTAGTTCACAGATCTCAAAATTCAAACGACGTTTGCCTGGCCATACCTGAGAGTTTGGTAATTAAGCTCGTGGATTACCATCACCAACTCCTGGGCCATTTCGGGGCAACCAAAGTGTACAATTCCATGAAGCGCGAGTACTACTGGCCGAACATGTATCGTACAATTAAGAAACGTCTACGAAGTTGTGACCTTTGTCAGAAGACAAAAAGTTCCAACCGTCCACATCAGGGTCCATTAACGCCAATCCTTTACGACCACATTGGAGACCTAGTTTGCGTCGATTTCTATGGGCCTTTACCAACAGGACGATTGGGGGCGTCCTATGTATTTGTGGTCATTGACGTCTTCAGCAAGTTTCTCAAACTTTACCCACTGAGAAAAGCCACCGCCAAAATCGCTGCCAAACGTCACATAGAGGATTTCTCTGGGTACATCAAACCCAAATGTGTGTTAAGCGACCACgggacacaatttatttcgaacaCTTGGCAGAATAGTTTGAGAGCTGCCGACATTCAACCAACGCTCTCGTCGATTCGTCACCCAGAATCGAACCCTAGCGAGCGCGTAATGCGGGAGCTGGGGAGAATTTTCCGAGCGTATTGTAAAGAAAACCACACCAGTTGGGTCAACCATTTGAGCAACATCGAAGATTGTTTGAACTACGTGCCACACATCAGTACCGGATTTTCTCCATATGAAATCCTGTACGGCAGAACACCACCAAACCCACTAGATGCAGTCACATCGGGTTTACTGCCTGTACGTCCGCCACTCACGAGAGAAGAAATTCATGAAAAGGCTCGCGAATACTTGAGACATCATGCGAACTTACGGCAGAAAAACCAAAAGGGTGAAGTTACCGTACTGGAAATTGAAGATTGGGTCCTACTGAAGAACAAAGTGACTTCCGATACCAGAACCCACCAATTCGCCAAGTTCATGCCTTTGTACAGTGGTCCGTACAAAATAATCGCCAAGCCTCATCCAAACACATACCAAATCGCCGACCCAGTGACGAACGAAATTAAAGGTGTATACAACatgacaaatttgaaattctacCACCGACGAgacgactaaaataaaaccgcAAGAAGTTCATGAGGGCCAATCTCGAGGCGTATCTACCAATTCGAGCGTTTCTGACATTatgggcgcatccaccatctgGTGATTCCACCATTCCGACCACCAACCAGAGGACAGCAAACCTACACGCGGTGTCTTACGCTGCATCTACGAAGCAACGCAAGACAGGGGGCGAatgtgatgatcgcggtatttaaaatttttttttattaaccagcgcaaaatattcggagtcagtttaaacgtttagttctttgacaatattaattcaacttcaattcaaaagttgcaacaaattttaatttaacttatttattcctttgttagcattaaaatgtttagaaaattatcgttcccacgaaactttccaagaactgttaaaaacgttataaatcgccaaattgggtggtcgaaaggccatgtgttttaacaagtggatatgcaaagatatgggggttggcgacggcctggctctgcaccacagtcgcccagctaatccaatgattttctcacaaaagcataattaatttactttcgtttaaaatagccaaaatttattgataaacctaaaattaaatccaaaattttgtttagaaattaactagtcacgtttcaaaaagaaaggaatttatgagccaatttaaggcacgttgatgatcagtaaacaactcgagaaagaatcaaaatttcatcttattcaaaaattcccgtaacgtttcgtaccaaaaagttgagtctttatgcagtgtactccagtcatcaaataaaattgaataatttattttattcggcgtaattgttaacaaattgttgcaaaacttcaagaacgaattggtcgattgaaattcatgtctgttaactagattagtatagccaaaacgacgttggtcaagtgccgcttgaatagggggtgttgacaaattcgttacagaacagagctttttaaaagaatatcaaattacaagcacacatgtgcattccttataagaaattgcagcgaaattaacgttttctttgttaaatcaacatcagatcacgaaaccagtagtttagaaaaacacgcgaaatttttctgaacattttgatgtaaaatttaaccctaatatttaaggcgcagccgtcgaaattcggatgtataaatcattctatttaattaaattattgtaagcaaaaaaattgcatgacacgattgctgcccgttactaacataatcctaagaggaaagtagacaggaaaatccctaaggaaattggagaaaaacgcggaaatgttaaaatagtaccggtgtagtactgggggcgacatctaacaaggggtagtacgaccaaaattacagtttcctcacggggttcttccttatattttctgtgttatttaaacaaacaaaatttgttgttacacaaaattcatttcattgtgttcccaaaaacaacttcagacctgacaacaaccaattttggagtttaatttctctttcaggatatt
This window of the Tribolium castaneum strain GA2 chromosome 11, icTriCast1.1, whole genome shotgun sequence genome carries:
- the LOC135267352 gene encoding uncharacterized protein LOC135267352, translated to MENNRNTGNAGAPPQEMPTWFVRWLNSQQPRNVPNFAAPSTSTAVQRPQAILQVRPSTSAAADVDGWQVTPLPSDGTTSPEPDPEIPVAPEPAPLASPLVQEPGSSTTSATSGAVMASPPMPITTDNVAAISGVLRSLLDRPLPAPERPSFEGLKRQNPVKFLRAIEEYGRFFGLDSQRLLGVAMDCLKGNAKHWTGIFQKKWRGYEDFRRDFLRTYWSAKRQRDIRFQIATGRYDETRGTMLSHFAYYVDMANMLTTPLSEEVLLDELLRHFPERIQSLWVLEKICTTTDAAEFLAAQEIPGQNPGEKTNIAPRERPRATDHQRRNEPKRPRPNIDRHEVTRPAAPANRGNGFPKRSSDEQQWRNNQPSTSNNRWHNNNGNNSNNHWRKNNPNDNRNNTSSRAQGETSRNSKNSGNGGGVQDGA